In Deinococcus sp. QL22, the following are encoded in one genomic region:
- the mnmE gene encoding tRNA uridine-5-carboxymethylaminomethyl(34) synthesis GTPase MnmE — protein sequence MTSRTGLTDTIAAIATAPGSAGVGIVRVSGPKALSVADGAFAGKRRPSRTAGGRFLFGQLVGADGEMLDEGLCLIFRGGRSYTGEDVAEFQTHGSPAVLARVLARALELGARPARPGEFTLRAYLAGRLDLAQAEAVLGLVEAQTDAARRQASLGLSGALGARVTRIAANITRTLAAIQAMLDYPEEGVPDEDRTAPLAAAEADLTALVQSARAGQISARGARLALIGRPNAGKSSLLNALLGYERSIVTPIAGTTRDYLEAGLELAGVPVTLIDTAGLRDTADEIEAAGVRQAHALAERADLVLALEDGSEPREALPADLPDGARVLRVQTKADLPAGWTDPAVLRVSAVTGAGLPELRGAVHTALIGDAARGEAWLTTERQADAARRALEHVQAAVNLPDDLAGYELEEALRALSDLTGRDVQEDVVDAVFRNFCVGK from the coding sequence ATGACTTCCCGAACCGGACTGACCGATACCATCGCCGCCATTGCCACTGCTCCTGGCAGCGCGGGCGTGGGCATCGTGCGCGTCAGTGGGCCAAAGGCTCTGTCGGTGGCCGACGGCGCTTTTGCGGGCAAGCGGCGGCCCTCACGCACGGCGGGCGGGCGCTTCCTGTTCGGGCAATTGGTGGGCGCAGACGGCGAGATGCTGGATGAAGGCCTGTGCCTGATTTTCCGGGGCGGGCGCAGCTATACCGGCGAGGACGTGGCCGAATTTCAGACGCACGGCAGCCCGGCGGTACTGGCGCGGGTGCTGGCGCGGGCGCTGGAACTGGGCGCTCGGCCCGCCCGTCCCGGCGAATTTACCCTGCGGGCCTACCTGGCCGGACGGCTTGATCTGGCACAGGCCGAAGCGGTGCTGGGGCTGGTGGAAGCCCAGACCGACGCCGCCCGCAGGCAGGCCAGCCTGGGGCTGTCGGGGGCGTTGGGGGCGCGGGTCACGCGGATTGCCGCCAACATCACGCGCACGCTGGCAGCCATTCAGGCCATGCTGGATTACCCCGAAGAAGGCGTGCCCGACGAAGACCGCACCGCACCGCTGGCCGCCGCCGAAGCCGATCTGACGGCGCTGGTGCAGAGTGCAAGGGCGGGCCAAATATCGGCACGCGGCGCACGCCTGGCCCTGATCGGACGGCCCAATGCGGGCAAAAGCAGCCTGCTGAACGCCCTGTTGGGCTACGAACGCTCGATTGTGACGCCGATTGCCGGAACCACCCGCGACTACCTGGAAGCTGGGCTGGAACTGGCAGGCGTGCCCGTGACCCTGATCGACACAGCGGGCCTGCGCGACACCGCCGACGAAATAGAGGCAGCGGGCGTGCGGCAGGCGCATGCGTTGGCCGAACGCGCCGATCTGGTACTGGCGCTGGAAGACGGCAGCGAACCCCGCGAGGCCTTGCCCGCCGACCTGCCCGATGGAGCGCGGGTGCTGCGGGTGCAGACCAAAGCCGACCTGCCCGCCGGGTGGACTGACCCGGCTGTGTTGCGCGTGAGTGCCGTGACGGGCGCAGGATTACCGGAACTGCGCGGGGCCGTACATACCGCCCTGATCGGAGACGCTGCACGCGGGGAAGCGTGGCTGACCACCGAACGCCAAGCCGACGCCGCCCGCCGCGCTCTGGAACACGTGCAGGCCGCCGTGAATCTGCCCGACGACCTGGCCGGGTATGAGTTGGAGGAAGCCTTGCGTGCCCTCTCCGACCTGACGGGGCGGGATGTGCAGGAAGACGTGGTGGACGCGGTGTTTCGGAATTTTTGCGTGGGAAAGTGA
- the lepB gene encoding signal peptidase I translates to MPRVTPASPARPAAEMPAAGLRAFARTWLLGALLPVYLLTTFVGTFARVDGDSMDPTLTSGDLLLLLKYPRWLHAWGLPTPYPRRGDLLIFKAPADSPYAFERVWGIQHRPYNVKRVVALPGDSVAIRDGILVVNGRALAESYASEGFIGDQNAQILPPGKLWVMGDNRRIGASLDSRAYGLVDLKDVAGPANFRLWPRPGLVGR, encoded by the coding sequence ATGCCCCGCGTGACGCCTGCTTCTCCTGCCCGCCCTGCTGCCGAGATGCCTGCTGCCGGGCTGCGTGCTTTTGCCCGGACATGGCTGCTGGGAGCGCTGCTGCCCGTGTACCTGCTGACCACTTTTGTGGGTACGTTTGCCCGCGTAGACGGCGACAGCATGGATCCCACGCTGACCAGCGGCGATCTGCTCCTGCTGCTGAAATACCCTCGCTGGCTGCATGCTTGGGGCCTCCCCACGCCCTACCCGCGCCGGGGCGACCTGCTCATTTTCAAAGCCCCCGCCGACAGCCCATACGCCTTCGAGAGGGTCTGGGGCATTCAGCACCGACCTTACAACGTCAAGCGGGTGGTGGCCTTACCCGGCGACAGCGTGGCCATTCGGGACGGGATATTGGTGGTCAATGGCCGAGCGTTGGCCGAGAGTTATGCCAGCGAGGGCTTTATTGGCGACCAGAACGCCCAGATCCTGCCGCCCGGCAAGCTGTGGGTCATGGGAGACAACCGCCGGATTGGGGCCAGCCTAGATTCCCGTGCTTACGGCTTGGTAGACCTGAAAGATGTGGCGGGGCCAGCCAATTTCAGGCTGTGGCCGAGGCCGGGGCTAGTGGGGCGCTGA
- a CDS encoding FKBP-type peptidyl-prolyl cis-trans isomerase, whose product MTAQELIVDKYEEGAGTPAQPGKMVRVHYTGTLENGQKFDSSRDRGEPIEFPLGVGYVIAGWDQGIAQLRVGDKARLTIPAHLGYGDAGVPGVIPGGATLVFDVELVDVR is encoded by the coding sequence ATGACGGCTCAGGAACTTATTGTGGACAAGTACGAAGAGGGCGCAGGCACGCCCGCCCAGCCCGGCAAAATGGTACGCGTGCACTATACGGGCACGCTGGAAAACGGCCAGAAATTCGATTCTTCCCGTGACCGGGGCGAGCCGATAGAGTTCCCGCTGGGCGTGGGCTACGTCATTGCTGGATGGGATCAGGGCATTGCCCAATTGCGCGTGGGCGACAAGGCCCGCCTGACCATTCCCGCCCATCTCGGTTACGGCGATGCGGGCGTTCCCGGTGTGATTCCTGGCGGCGCGACCTTGGTGTTTGACGTGGAACTCGTAGACGTGCGCTGA
- the pulA gene encoding pullulanase-type alpha-1,6-glucosidase, whose protein sequence is MKRLATLMTLALAASAAAQTPLPSGTALAVAQTVAQAAPAPTPAGTTAQPIPDNVLRVRYVRPDGNYEGWGLHIWEDTSAPTEWAKPLAQTGKDAGGAYWDVPLKAGAAKVNFIVHKGDEKDPGPDMSVDLTKGREVTVTSGKEAFAYGAPAALSDPAVPANTARINYYRPDGKYESWGLHIWEDTTKPTEWTAPLAQTGKNSFGVYWDVPMKEGWNKLNFIVHQGDNKDPGPDQTLNSSVGNQAWIVSGNAAVNTTRPDTSVRVVGDLTRQQAIMLGRDLVAVKPEFVQPGAFLTLHTAPDASLKLTPAGVDGGTPLTLNVVEGGLSAALKAKAPYLAGYALLQVREEDRAKVGAALRGQVAISSALPDGTLIDATGVQTAWALDDLYAYDGPLGATWQGAKPTLRLWAPTAQAVNLRLSAANGTGERTVPMTRDAKGVWTAAGEANWKGLGYRYEVKVYAPSTGKVETNLVTDPYSVALSLNSTRSILTDLNDPSQKPAGWEGLKKPALRSASDLSFYELHLRDFSAADASVPAAQRGTYLAFTQASSNGMKHLKALADAGLKAVHLLPTFDIATIEEDKTKWKATPDLSKLPPNSDQQQAAVTTVKDADPYNWGYDPYHYMAPEGSYAVNPADRTREYRAMVMALNAAGLRVVQDVVFNHTAASGQAERSVLDRIVPGYYHRLNVNGGVENSTCCSNTATEHAMMRRLMVDSLVLMAKAYKVDGFRFDLMGHHLVADMKAARTALDALTVPKDGVDGKSIYIYGEGWDFGEVQGNKRGVNATQINMYGQGIGTFNDRIRDAVRGGNPFGGLQEQGFATGLATLPNGQPQNTDRNKALQLADLVRVGLSGNLRDFKFTNGLGKETTGANVNYNGAPAGYAASPRETINYASAHDNQTLYDAVVLKAPAGATPAQRTRMQNLAHSVVLLGQGLPFSYAGDEILRSKSFDTDSYNSGDWFNTLDFTRASNGFGKGLPPAEKNEGNWNLYRPLLGNAAFKPSATEITRAFDHYRDMLRVRYSSSLFRMDTAAQVQQNLKFLNTGPSQTPGVIVMRLTGTVNTTNPYRNVVVVFNGSGQTVNFSDPTLAGLNLSLHPVLAASTDSTVKTSKVAGSSLSVPGLTTAVFVGK, encoded by the coding sequence ATGAAACGATTGGCGACGCTGATGACGCTCGCGCTGGCTGCTTCGGCTGCGGCGCAAACCCCTTTACCCAGTGGGACAGCTCTGGCTGTGGCGCAAACGGTGGCCCAGGCTGCCCCCGCCCCAACCCCTGCCGGAACTACTGCCCAACCCATTCCCGACAACGTGCTGCGCGTGCGCTACGTGCGCCCCGACGGCAACTACGAGGGCTGGGGCCTGCATATCTGGGAAGACACCAGCGCCCCCACCGAATGGGCCAAACCGCTGGCGCAAACGGGCAAAGATGCAGGCGGCGCGTATTGGGACGTGCCGTTGAAAGCTGGGGCGGCCAAGGTGAATTTTATTGTGCATAAGGGCGATGAAAAAGACCCCGGCCCCGACATGTCGGTAGACCTGACCAAAGGCCGCGAAGTGACCGTGACCAGCGGCAAGGAAGCCTTCGCTTACGGCGCACCCGCCGCCCTGAGCGACCCAGCTGTGCCTGCCAACACCGCCCGCATTAATTACTACCGCCCGGACGGCAAATATGAGAGCTGGGGTCTGCATATCTGGGAAGACACCACCAAACCCACCGAGTGGACTGCGCCATTGGCCCAGACGGGCAAAAACAGCTTTGGCGTGTACTGGGACGTGCCTATGAAAGAGGGCTGGAACAAGCTGAATTTTATCGTGCATCAGGGCGACAACAAGGACCCCGGCCCCGACCAGACGCTGAACAGCAGCGTGGGCAATCAAGCATGGATCGTCAGCGGCAACGCGGCAGTCAACACGACCCGCCCCGATACCAGCGTGCGCGTGGTGGGCGACCTGACCAGGCAGCAGGCGATCATGCTGGGACGCGACCTGGTGGCCGTGAAGCCCGAATTCGTGCAGCCCGGAGCCTTCCTGACGCTGCACACTGCCCCCGACGCCAGCCTGAAACTGACCCCGGCAGGCGTGGACGGCGGCACTCCCCTGACCCTGAACGTGGTAGAGGGCGGCCTGAGCGCGGCGCTGAAGGCCAAAGCGCCGTATCTGGCCGGATACGCCCTGCTGCAAGTGCGCGAGGAAGACCGGGCCAAAGTCGGCGCGGCCCTGCGCGGACAGGTGGCAATAAGTAGCGCCCTGCCCGACGGCACACTGATAGACGCCACGGGCGTGCAAACTGCGTGGGCGCTGGACGACCTGTACGCCTACGACGGCCCGCTGGGGGCCACGTGGCAGGGGGCCAAACCCACGCTCAGGCTGTGGGCACCCACCGCACAGGCCGTAAACTTGCGCCTGAGTGCGGCCAACGGCACGGGCGAGCGCACCGTGCCCATGACCCGCGACGCCAAGGGCGTCTGGACGGCGGCGGGCGAGGCCAACTGGAAGGGCCTCGGCTACCGCTATGAGGTGAAGGTCTACGCGCCCAGCACGGGCAAGGTGGAAACCAATCTGGTCACCGATCCCTATTCAGTGGCGCTGAGCCTGAACAGTACACGCAGCATTCTGACCGACCTGAACGACCCCAGCCAAAAACCTGCGGGCTGGGAAGGCCTGAAAAAACCCGCCCTGCGCTCCGCCAGCGACCTGAGCTTTTACGAACTGCATCTGCGGGATTTCAGCGCCGCCGATGCCAGCGTGCCTGCCGCCCAGCGCGGCACTTACCTCGCCTTTACACAGGCGAGCAGCAACGGCATGAAACACCTGAAAGCTTTGGCCGACGCGGGCCTGAAAGCGGTTCACTTGCTGCCTACCTTCGACATTGCCACCATCGAGGAAGACAAAACCAAGTGGAAGGCCACGCCCGACCTGAGCAAACTGCCGCCCAACAGCGACCAGCAGCAGGCCGCCGTGACCACTGTGAAGGACGCCGATCCCTACAACTGGGGTTACGATCCCTATCACTACATGGCCCCAGAAGGCAGCTACGCCGTCAATCCGGCAGACCGGACCCGCGAATACCGCGCCATGGTGATGGCGCTGAACGCGGCAGGCCTGCGCGTGGTGCAGGACGTGGTGTTCAACCATACGGCGGCCAGCGGACAGGCCGAACGCAGTGTCCTTGACCGCATCGTGCCGGGGTACTACCACCGCCTGAACGTGAACGGGGGCGTGGAAAACTCGACCTGCTGCTCCAATACCGCCACCGAGCACGCCATGATGCGCCGCCTGATGGTGGATTCGCTGGTGCTGATGGCGAAGGCCTACAAGGTGGACGGCTTCCGCTTCGACCTGATGGGACATCATCTGGTGGCTGATATGAAGGCCGCCCGCACCGCGCTGGACGCCCTAACTGTGCCCAAAGACGGCGTGGACGGCAAGAGCATCTATATTTACGGCGAGGGCTGGGACTTTGGCGAGGTGCAGGGCAACAAACGCGGCGTGAATGCCACCCAGATCAACATGTACGGGCAGGGCATCGGCACTTTCAATGACCGGATCCGGGACGCGGTGCGCGGCGGCAATCCTTTTGGCGGGCTGCAAGAGCAGGGCTTTGCGACTGGCCTGGCGACCCTGCCCAACGGCCAGCCCCAGAACACCGACCGCAACAAGGCGCTGCAACTGGCCGACCTCGTGCGGGTGGGCCTCAGCGGAAACCTGCGCGACTTTAAGTTCACCAACGGTCTGGGCAAAGAAACCACCGGGGCCAACGTGAATTACAACGGTGCGCCCGCCGGATACGCGGCCAGTCCCCGCGAAACCATCAACTACGCCAGTGCCCACGACAACCAGACCCTGTATGACGCCGTGGTGCTGAAGGCTCCAGCGGGGGCCACGCCCGCCCAGCGTACCCGGATGCAAAACCTCGCCCATAGCGTGGTGCTGCTGGGTCAGGGGCTCCCGTTCAGCTACGCGGGCGATGAAATCCTGCGCTCCAAGAGCTTTGACACCGACTCCTACAACAGCGGCGACTGGTTCAATACACTGGACTTTACCCGCGCCAGCAACGGCTTTGGCAAGGGCCTGCCGCCCGCCGAGAAGAACGAGGGCAACTGGAACCTGTACCGCCCGCTGCTGGGCAACGCGGCGTTCAAGCCCTCGGCCACCGAAATCACCCGCGCCTTCGATCACTACCGCGATATGTTGCGGGTGCGCTATTCCTCCAGCCTGTTCCGGATGGACACGGCGGCGCAGGTACAGCAAAACCTGAAATTCCTGAACACTGGGCCTAGCCAGACCCCCGGCGTGATCGTGATGCGCCTAACTGGAACCGTGAACACGACCAACCCTTACCGCAACGTGGTCGTCGTGTTTAACGGCAGCGGCCAGACGGTGAATTTCAGCGATCCGACACTGGCGGGCCTGAATCTGAGCCTGCACCCGGTGTTGGCCGCCAGCACCGACAGCACGGTCAAAACCAGCAAGGTGGCGGGCAGCAGCCTGAGCGTGCCGGGCCTGACGACGGCGGTGTTTGTCGGGAAGTGA